A region of Rhizorhabdus wittichii RW1 DNA encodes the following proteins:
- a CDS encoding major facilitator superfamily MFS_1 (PFAM: General substrate transporter; major facilitator superfamily MFS_1): MTGIARGGDGSQRPAPGSPLKSIVGGSIGNLVEWYDWYVYAAFSLYFAARFFPAEDRTTELMNAAAVFAAGFLMRPVGGWLMGLYADRRGRKAALTTSVLLMSACSFVIAILPDYDRIGIAAPAILLLMRLLQGLSVGGEYGASATYLSEMAPPGRRGFYSSFQYVTLVGGQLLALALLLLLQALLDPASLAEWGWRIPFAVGGVLALVALAMRRGLEETSAFAEADRKGGVGRLLREHPRAVAIVVGMTVGGTVAFYTFTTYLQKFLVNSAGWTPGDATLLCALALLLFLPLQPLFGALSDRIGRRPLLIGFGLLGSVTTIPILSLLQHVRDPLAAGALVMAALVIVSGYTSINAIVKAELFPPSVRALGVGLPYAVTVSLFGGSAEFIALAARALGREELFYLYVTGCILVSLVTYVAMGRLDARDTF; encoded by the coding sequence GTGACCGGGATCGCGCGTGGCGGCGACGGTAGCCAGCGGCCGGCGCCCGGATCGCCGCTCAAGTCGATCGTCGGCGGATCGATCGGCAATCTGGTCGAATGGTATGATTGGTATGTCTATGCGGCGTTCAGCCTCTATTTCGCCGCGCGCTTCTTTCCCGCCGAGGATCGCACGACCGAGCTGATGAACGCGGCGGCGGTGTTCGCCGCCGGCTTCCTGATGCGCCCGGTCGGGGGCTGGCTGATGGGGCTCTATGCCGACCGGCGCGGACGCAAGGCGGCGCTGACGACGTCGGTGCTGCTGATGAGCGCTTGTTCCTTCGTCATCGCCATCCTGCCCGACTATGACCGGATCGGTATCGCGGCGCCGGCGATCCTGCTGCTGATGCGGCTCCTCCAGGGGTTGAGCGTCGGCGGCGAATATGGCGCGAGCGCCACCTATCTGAGCGAGATGGCGCCGCCCGGACGGCGCGGCTTCTATTCGAGCTTCCAATATGTGACGCTGGTCGGCGGCCAGCTCCTCGCGCTGGCGCTGCTGTTGCTGCTCCAGGCGCTGCTCGATCCGGCGAGCCTCGCGGAGTGGGGATGGCGCATCCCCTTCGCGGTCGGCGGTGTACTGGCGCTGGTCGCCCTCGCCATGCGGCGCGGGCTGGAGGAGACCAGCGCCTTCGCCGAGGCCGACCGCAAGGGCGGGGTGGGGCGGCTGCTGCGCGAGCATCCCCGCGCGGTCGCGATCGTCGTCGGGATGACGGTCGGCGGGACGGTCGCCTTCTACACCTTCACCACCTACCTCCAGAAATTCCTCGTCAACAGTGCCGGATGGACGCCGGGCGACGCGACCCTGCTGTGCGCGCTGGCGCTGCTGCTGTTCCTGCCGCTCCAGCCGCTGTTCGGGGCGCTGTCGGACCGGATCGGCCGCCGGCCGCTGCTGATCGGCTTCGGCCTGCTCGGCAGCGTGACGACGATCCCGATCCTGTCGCTGCTCCAGCATGTCCGCGATCCGCTGGCGGCCGGCGCGCTCGTCATGGCGGCGCTGGTGATCGTCAGCGGCTACACCTCGATCAATGCGATCGTGAAGGCGGAGCTGTTCCCGCCGTCGGTGCGCGCGCTGGGCGTCGGCCTGCCCTATGCCGTCACCGTCTCGCTGTTCGGCGGCAGCGCGGAGTTCATCGCGCTGGCCGCCCGCGCGCTCGGCCGGGAGGAACTGTTCTACCTCTATGTGACGGGCTGCATCCTCGTCTCGCTGGTCACCTATGTCGCCATGGGCCGGCTGGACGCGCGCGACACCTTCTGA
- a CDS encoding Glyoxalase/bleomycin resistance protein/dioxygenase (PFAM: Glyoxalase/bleomycin resistance protein/dioxygenase), giving the protein MPGISYATIGSNDLEKAKAFYDELLGSIGWGTAMDLPTGGRIYGDGASMFGVLSPYDGGAASAGNGTMIGFSFDSVEALARFHARALALGATNEGDPGERMPGACFGYFRDPDGNKLCAYRIG; this is encoded by the coding sequence ATGCCGGGCATCAGCTATGCCACCATCGGGTCGAACGACCTAGAGAAGGCCAAGGCTTTCTATGACGAACTGCTCGGGTCGATCGGCTGGGGGACCGCGATGGACCTCCCGACCGGCGGCCGCATCTATGGCGACGGCGCGTCGATGTTCGGCGTGCTGAGCCCCTATGACGGCGGCGCGGCGAGCGCCGGCAACGGCACGATGATCGGCTTCAGCTTCGACAGCGTCGAGGCCCTCGCCCGCTTCCACGCCAGGGCGCTCGCGCTGGGCGCGACCAACGAGGGCGATCCGGGCGAGCGCATGCCCGGCGCCTGTTTCGGCTATTTCCGCGATCCCGACGGCAACAAGCTCTGCGCCTACAGGATCGGCTGA
- a CDS encoding amidohydrolase (PFAM: amidohydrolase; Amidohydrolase 3), whose translation MARRASPFPSLRRTLPGLLLLAGVSAPASAAIQPHVNQTQGQPVSGCTARTENLKPPQVPFGQQNPVAEDKAYVLRAARILEPASGQVTQGGYVVVRGTCILGVNAAIPAGAETVELGDVTLMPGLIDLHTHLFLRDEDQVWPYSILWKTSPYRTIEGVDAAIKTLNIGFTTVRDLDDEGALDSDTALRDAIARGVVPGPQMIVAGVPLTITGGDMNLPLVNPEIQPHVPQPAEMIDSDAAIVPAVRERIKRGSDLIKVYVTSTRRQTDPVTMMPFSQFDVQQMRTIVQEAHRYGRDVAAHGYGGPAVEAAVAAGVRTIEHGPLLTDQNIASLAKSDTYWVPTLITYAVRQNTDFEKRFVAHHRDAFRKALKAGVKIGFGTDVGSFPHGTQNGEFDLMVSYGMKPLDAIRAATSVAATVLRLDGQVGTLAAGSDADIVAVAGDPLQAIADIHKVRFVMTDGRIFRNDVTDQRFDWEWSRR comes from the coding sequence ATGGCCCGCCGGGCGTCCCCCTTCCCCTCTCTCCGCCGGACGCTTCCGGGCCTCCTCCTGCTCGCGGGGGTTTCGGCCCCCGCGAGCGCCGCGATCCAGCCGCACGTCAACCAGACGCAGGGGCAGCCGGTGTCGGGATGCACGGCGCGCACCGAGAACCTGAAGCCGCCGCAGGTGCCGTTCGGGCAGCAGAACCCGGTGGCGGAGGACAAGGCCTATGTGCTGCGCGCCGCCCGGATCCTCGAGCCGGCGAGCGGGCAGGTGACGCAGGGCGGCTATGTCGTGGTGCGCGGCACGTGCATCCTCGGCGTCAACGCCGCGATCCCGGCCGGCGCCGAGACGGTCGAGCTGGGCGACGTCACGCTGATGCCGGGGCTGATCGATCTGCACACCCATCTCTTCCTGCGCGACGAGGATCAGGTCTGGCCCTATTCGATCCTGTGGAAGACCAGCCCCTATCGGACGATCGAGGGCGTCGACGCGGCGATCAAGACGCTCAACATCGGCTTCACCACGGTCCGCGACCTCGATGACGAGGGGGCGCTCGATTCCGACACGGCGCTGCGCGACGCGATCGCGCGGGGCGTCGTGCCGGGGCCGCAGATGATCGTCGCCGGGGTGCCGCTGACCATCACCGGCGGCGACATGAACCTGCCGCTGGTCAACCCCGAGATCCAGCCGCACGTCCCGCAGCCGGCGGAGATGATCGACAGCGACGCCGCGATCGTCCCGGCGGTGCGCGAGCGGATCAAGCGCGGCTCGGACCTGATCAAGGTCTATGTGACGAGCACCCGGCGGCAGACCGACCCGGTGACGATGATGCCGTTCAGCCAGTTCGACGTGCAGCAGATGCGCACGATCGTCCAGGAAGCCCATCGCTACGGCCGCGACGTCGCGGCGCATGGCTATGGCGGCCCCGCCGTCGAGGCGGCGGTCGCGGCCGGCGTGCGGACCATCGAGCACGGCCCGCTGCTCACCGACCAGAACATCGCCTCGCTCGCCAAGTCGGACACCTATTGGGTGCCGACCCTGATCACCTATGCGGTGCGTCAGAACACCGATTTCGAGAAGCGCTTCGTCGCCCACCATCGCGACGCCTTCCGCAAGGCGCTCAAGGCCGGGGTCAAGATCGGCTTCGGCACCGACGTCGGCTCCTTCCCGCACGGCACCCAGAATGGCGAGTTCGACCTGATGGTCAGCTATGGGATGAAGCCGCTCGACGCGATCCGCGCGGCGACCTCGGTCGCGGCGACGGTGCTGCGGCTCGACGGCCAGGTCGGCACGCTCGCCGCCGGGTCGGACGCTGACATCGTCGCGGTCGCGGGCGATCCGCTCCAGGCGATCGCCGACATCCACAAGGTCCGCTTCGTGATGACCGACGGGCGGATCTTCCGCAACGACGTCACCGACCAGCGCTTCGACTGGGAATGGTCGCGCCGATGA
- a CDS encoding diaminopropionate ammonia-lyase (TIGRFAM: diaminopropionate ammonia-lyase~PFAM: Pyridoxal-5'-phosphate-dependent enzyme, beta subunit), which produces MILLNELPEKNRSISEMDRLMLGREAPGQVLSYLRLCPDYAPTPLFRLPALAAALGIGGLRIKDEGARLGLGSFKALGGAYAVIRIIAEMAERALGRPIDPAMLTAPEVRAIAAGVTVGCATDGNHGRSVAAGARLMGARAVIFLHRGVSAEREAAIAALGATTVRVEGNYDDSVAHALRVCSERGWPVVSDTSWPGYEATPLRVMQGYTAMLREVLDAAPVPPSHVFIQAGVGGVAAAIAAHLSEVCGDAMPRIVVVEPERAACLLESARRGKVGPIPHGEPTLMAMLECYEPSPVAWRILARTAHAFMTVGEEDAAAAMRRLARPIDGDPAIVAGESGGVGLAALLSVADDAEARRLLDLGPDAEVLLFNTEGATDPGIYRSITGIEPDALLAAARS; this is translated from the coding sequence ATGATATTGCTGAATGAACTTCCAGAGAAAAATCGATCTATTTCGGAAATGGATCGGCTCATGCTGGGCCGGGAGGCGCCCGGACAGGTGTTGTCCTATCTGCGCCTGTGCCCCGATTATGCGCCGACGCCCTTGTTCCGGCTGCCTGCGCTCGCTGCGGCGCTCGGCATCGGCGGGCTGCGGATCAAGGACGAGGGCGCGCGGCTGGGGCTAGGCAGCTTCAAGGCGCTGGGCGGCGCCTATGCCGTGATCCGGATCATCGCCGAGATGGCCGAACGGGCGCTGGGCCGGCCGATCGACCCGGCGATGCTGACGGCGCCCGAGGTCCGCGCGATCGCGGCGGGCGTCACGGTCGGCTGCGCGACCGACGGCAACCATGGCCGCTCGGTTGCGGCGGGGGCGCGGCTGATGGGCGCGCGGGCGGTCATCTTCCTCCACCGCGGCGTGTCGGCCGAGCGCGAGGCGGCGATCGCCGCGCTCGGCGCGACGACGGTGCGCGTCGAGGGCAATTACGACGATTCGGTCGCCCATGCGCTGCGCGTCTGTTCGGAGCGCGGCTGGCCGGTGGTGTCCGACACCTCCTGGCCCGGTTATGAGGCGACCCCGCTGCGGGTGATGCAGGGCTATACCGCGATGTTGCGCGAGGTGCTCGACGCCGCTCCCGTGCCGCCCAGCCATGTCTTCATCCAGGCCGGCGTCGGTGGGGTCGCGGCGGCGATCGCGGCGCATCTGTCCGAGGTGTGCGGCGACGCCATGCCCCGGATCGTCGTGGTCGAGCCCGAGCGGGCGGCCTGCCTGCTCGAAAGCGCGCGGCGCGGAAAGGTCGGGCCGATCCCCCATGGCGAACCCACGCTGATGGCGATGCTCGAATGCTACGAGCCGTCGCCGGTCGCCTGGCGCATCCTCGCCCGGACCGCCCATGCCTTCATGACCGTCGGGGAGGAGGATGCGGCGGCCGCGATGCGGCGCCTCGCGCGTCCGATCGACGGCGACCCGGCGATCGTCGCGGGCGAGAGCGGCGGCGTCGGCCTCGCCGCGCTGCTCAGCGTGGCGGACGACGCGGAGGCCCGCCGCCTGCTCGACCTCGGCCCCGATGCGGAGGTGCTGCTGTTCAACACCGAAGGCGCCACCGATCCGGGCATCTACCGGTCGATCACCGGGATCGAGCCGGACGCGCTGCTCGCGGCGGCCCGGTCGTGA
- a CDS encoding aryldialkylphosphatase (PFAM: aryldialkylphosphatase), which translates to MSGGGPVVGRRAFAAGLSALLLVCASVGGAAPSTVGQVMTVTGPVSPDRLGPTLMHEHLFVDWFENMPAAASADDVPPAVRRRMQQAGWPVPRDAEQARFFNSPDLTLDMIDELRRDWRLRTNYRIDDEALARREVAAFAAAGGRTIVDLTPYGLGRDPARLRRLAAASGLTIVMGTGWYRWPFHPDAVAAMSVDDLAAIMIRDVERGGADGIRAGIIGEIPVDSRSIRIPAGADPSDEDVRARSGAARKRLLALPVAERDAVDPREIYDPAELKVLRAAARASRRTGAALSLHGVDPWIGYLRIVTEEGADLHRVIVGHADYILADPDLLRMALARGVTLQADYRLQYYPNQSPVGDVGALVAGIAWAVAHGHRDQILLSLDICNKVGLRHYGGGGYATLHNHILPKLRAAGVGEEDIRHILVDNPRRLLTMASPRP; encoded by the coding sequence ATGAGCGGCGGCGGGCCGGTGGTGGGGCGGCGCGCCTTCGCGGCGGGGCTGTCCGCCCTGCTGCTGGTCTGCGCCTCGGTTGGCGGCGCGGCGCCGTCGACGGTCGGACAGGTGATGACCGTCACCGGCCCTGTCTCCCCCGACCGGCTCGGGCCGACGCTGATGCACGAGCATCTGTTCGTCGACTGGTTCGAGAACATGCCCGCCGCCGCATCCGCCGACGACGTTCCCCCGGCGGTGCGGCGGCGGATGCAGCAGGCCGGCTGGCCGGTGCCGCGCGATGCCGAGCAGGCGCGCTTCTTCAACAGCCCCGATCTGACGCTCGACATGATCGACGAGCTGCGCCGCGACTGGCGGCTGCGCACCAACTATCGGATCGACGACGAGGCGCTGGCCCGGCGCGAGGTCGCGGCCTTCGCCGCGGCGGGCGGGCGGACGATCGTCGACCTGACCCCCTATGGCCTGGGTCGCGACCCTGCCCGGCTGCGGCGGCTGGCGGCGGCGAGCGGGCTCACCATCGTGATGGGGACGGGCTGGTATCGCTGGCCCTTCCACCCCGACGCTGTCGCCGCCATGTCTGTCGACGATCTCGCCGCGATCATGATCCGCGACGTCGAGCGGGGCGGGGCCGACGGCATCCGCGCCGGCATCATCGGGGAAATCCCTGTCGACAGCCGGTCGATCCGGATTCCGGCCGGGGCCGACCCCTCCGACGAGGATGTCCGCGCGCGATCGGGCGCCGCGCGCAAGCGCCTGCTGGCGCTGCCGGTGGCCGAGCGCGACGCGGTCGACCCGCGCGAGATCTACGACCCGGCCGAGCTGAAGGTGCTGCGCGCCGCCGCGCGGGCGAGCCGGCGGACCGGCGCGGCGCTGAGCCTCCACGGGGTCGATCCCTGGATCGGCTATCTGCGCATCGTCACGGAGGAGGGGGCCGATCTCCACCGGGTGATCGTCGGCCATGCCGACTATATCCTCGCCGATCCCGATCTGCTGCGGATGGCGCTGGCGCGGGGCGTGACGCTCCAGGCCGATTACCGGCTGCAATATTATCCGAACCAGTCGCCGGTCGGCGACGTCGGCGCGCTCGTCGCCGGGATAGCCTGGGCGGTGGCGCACGGCCATCGCGACCAGATCCTGCTGTCGCTCGACATCTGCAACAAGGTCGGGCTGCGCCATTATGGCGGCGGCGGCTATGCCACGCTCCACAACCATATCCTCCCGAAGCTGCGCGCGGCGGGGGTGGGCGAGGAGGATATCCGCCACATCCTCGTCGACAATCCCCGCCGGCTGCTGACGATGGCAAGCCCGCGACCATGA
- a CDS encoding fumarate reductase/succinate dehydrogenase flavoprotein domain protein (PFAM: fumarate reductase/succinate dehydrogenase flavoprotein domain protein; FAD dependent oxidoreductase), protein MKVDDPNWHSRVEAPFEAGPPDGIAWDDAADVVVVGLGGAGICAALEALHQGARVIAIDRFGGGGATRMSGGVYYSGGGTRYQKAAGVEDDAEQMYRYLKMEVADAVADETLRHFCETSSESIDWLARHGVRFDGALSPVKTSYPGAGRFLYYSGNEAQADYADHARPAQRGHRVVGEGLTGHRFFDPLLQAALDMGLKLYGYSEARRFILSDDGGIAGIQIQHVDAASSSAAKLGKIARKFARASTLLFPSIAERLVREANGISDRDGATRSIRIDKAVVLAAGGYIHNRKMVAHYAPRYTGAIPLGSIGCDGSGIRLGQSVGARTDRLDNISAWRQFNPPAAFPTGIVVNGRGERFVAEDCYGGKIGHHIAEDQGGVAYIILDDRLRRRALTEAMPGKGKLFRLQGAPALMGLFLSAKRAATLEALAARCGMDPAALRASVEHYNRASAGLEEPRFRKHPDFVGEIVEPPFHAVDISIHNRKYLCPSISLGGIVVDEKTGQALDEAGRPIPKLFAAGKNAKGLSSHRYVSGISLADCVYSGRIAGRSASR, encoded by the coding sequence ATGAAGGTCGACGATCCCAACTGGCATTCCCGCGTGGAAGCCCCGTTCGAGGCGGGGCCCCCCGACGGCATTGCCTGGGACGACGCGGCGGACGTCGTCGTCGTCGGGCTGGGCGGCGCGGGAATCTGCGCCGCGCTGGAGGCGCTCCACCAGGGCGCGCGGGTGATCGCGATCGACCGGTTCGGCGGCGGCGGGGCGACCCGCATGTCCGGGGGCGTCTATTATAGCGGCGGGGGGACTCGCTACCAGAAGGCGGCCGGCGTCGAGGACGACGCGGAGCAGATGTACCGCTATCTGAAGATGGAGGTCGCCGACGCCGTCGCCGACGAGACGCTCCGCCATTTCTGCGAGACCAGCAGCGAGAGCATCGACTGGCTGGCCAGGCACGGCGTGCGGTTCGACGGCGCGCTCTCCCCGGTCAAGACCTCCTATCCCGGCGCGGGCCGCTTCCTCTATTATTCGGGCAACGAGGCGCAGGCGGACTATGCCGATCACGCCCGGCCCGCGCAGCGCGGCCACCGCGTCGTCGGCGAGGGGCTGACCGGGCATCGCTTCTTCGATCCGCTGCTGCAGGCCGCGCTCGACATGGGGCTGAAGCTCTACGGCTACAGCGAGGCGCGGCGCTTCATCCTGTCCGACGACGGCGGGATCGCCGGCATCCAGATCCAGCATGTCGACGCGGCATCGTCCTCCGCGGCGAAGCTCGGCAAGATCGCGCGGAAGTTCGCCAGGGCGTCGACCCTGCTGTTCCCGAGCATCGCCGAACGGCTGGTGCGCGAAGCGAACGGCATCTCCGACAGGGACGGCGCGACCCGCTCGATCCGGATCGACAAGGCGGTGGTGCTCGCGGCCGGCGGCTATATCCACAACCGCAAGATGGTCGCCCACTACGCGCCGCGCTACACCGGCGCGATCCCGCTCGGCAGCATCGGCTGCGACGGATCGGGGATCAGGCTCGGCCAGTCGGTCGGCGCCCGGACCGACCGGCTCGACAACATCTCGGCCTGGCGGCAGTTCAACCCGCCCGCCGCCTTCCCGACCGGCATCGTCGTCAACGGCCGGGGCGAGCGCTTCGTCGCCGAGGATTGCTATGGCGGCAAGATCGGCCATCACATCGCCGAGGACCAGGGCGGGGTCGCCTATATCATCCTCGACGACCGGCTCCGCCGCCGGGCGCTGACGGAGGCGATGCCGGGCAAGGGCAAGCTGTTCCGGCTCCAGGGCGCGCCGGCGCTGATGGGTCTCTTCCTGAGCGCGAAGAGGGCCGCCACCCTCGAAGCGCTCGCCGCCCGATGCGGCATGGACCCGGCGGCGCTGCGGGCCTCGGTCGAGCATTACAACCGCGCGTCGGCCGGGCTGGAGGAGCCCCGTTTCCGCAAGCATCCCGACTTCGTCGGCGAGATCGTCGAGCCGCCCTTCCACGCGGTCGACATCTCGATCCACAACAGGAAATATCTGTGCCCTTCGATCTCGCTGGGCGGCATCGTCGTCGACGAGAAGACCGGCCAGGCGCTCGACGAGGCGGGCCGGCCGATCCCCAAATTGTTCGCGGCGGGCAAGAACGCCAAGGGCCTGTCCTCGCATCGCTATGTCAGCGGCATCTCGCTCGCCGACTGCGTCTATTCGGGGCGGATCGCAGGCCGTTCGGCCAGCCGATGA
- a CDS encoding GCN5-related N-acetyltransferase (PFAM: GCN5-related N-acetyltransferase), whose product MTGLRLLPFVPEDFDALAGWFASPAEAVLWGGPQVAWPLTAAQFAAMLAEGDAVPPQRRCWSAWQGGAMVGHGQAVYDRAGGSARLARIAIAPARRGEGLGGPMLDALLRELFADPAIGRVDLNVYTHNRRAIALYRRLGFVPGALTPGAVRIDGQIWDGMVMAITREDYVAKLI is encoded by the coding sequence ATGACCGGGCTGCGCCTGCTTCCCTTCGTGCCGGAGGATTTCGATGCGCTGGCGGGCTGGTTCGCGAGCCCGGCGGAAGCCGTGCTGTGGGGCGGCCCGCAGGTCGCCTGGCCGCTCACCGCCGCCCAGTTCGCGGCGATGCTCGCGGAAGGCGACGCCGTGCCGCCGCAGCGGCGATGCTGGTCGGCCTGGCAGGGGGGCGCGATGGTCGGTCATGGCCAGGCTGTCTATGACCGGGCCGGGGGCAGCGCCCGGCTGGCGCGGATCGCGATCGCGCCCGCGCGGCGCGGCGAGGGGCTGGGCGGCCCGATGCTCGACGCGCTGCTGCGCGAGCTCTTCGCCGATCCGGCGATCGGGCGGGTCGACCTCAACGTCTATACCCATAACCGGCGCGCGATCGCGCTCTACAGGCGGCTCGGCTTCGTGCCCGGCGCGCTCACGCCCGGTGCCGTGCGGATCGACGGGCAGATATGGGACGGCATGGTGATGGCGATCACGCGCGAGGACTATGTCGCGAAATTAATTTGA